The window CGCTACCTCGACAAACTGATCGATGAACTCGCCAAGGGGAAAACGATGGAGAAAATACTGCGGCAATGATCCGGATGGTGTTATAAAATCTGTCGTGCGCCGGTATCGTATCCGGCTACCGTGGTATAATCGCGAGGGATGACACCTGCACGATCCCTTGATGTTCAAGGCGGAGTGTGTACACACCACGCGCCATCGTGGGTAAGGTGATACGTTGGCCGCCGGTAGTTCGTGATGCGAAGACAGACTGTCCGAGGAGATTGCTGAGCGATACGTGCACCTCTCCGGTGCACTTGACGATAAAATATTCCTGCGCCGGATTCGGATAGACGTCGAATGCCATCGTCGCTGGAGCGCTCTCAACGGTAGTGGGCAGTTGCTGCCGTTTGTAGAAATCCCATAAGAAATTCGCTGCGACGAGCCAGTGATTCACACCGTTGGGGTATTCGTGTTCCAGGCCTCTGATGAGGGAGAATCGGAACTCCGTTACCGGTAGCGCGGACGATGGTGTGGTGTATGTGTAGGTGAGCACATTCCCGATGGAGTCCTTCCTATACTGATTCGCAAGGCCCAGCGCGCCCAGATACCGTTGGATGTGAGGTGCGAGATAGTGTGTCACCGTGCTGTCGTTGAAGGGGAACCGCTGGAGTGGGATCCCCGCATTCTGGTAGGAGAGCAGCCACAACGGATCGTCGGTACCGAGAATGAACCAGGCGGGCAGATTTCGTCGAGCCTGCGCCGAGTCCTGCTCGCTGAGCAGACCGCTGCCGCACGAAGCCGCAGCGAAAATGTCACTCATTTCCACCATCAGTTTCGAGGCCATGGCGCCGCCATTCGAGAAGCCACTCACATACATTTTACGCAAGTTTATCGGAAGAAGAGCAGCGATAGTGTCAATCATCCTTCGGAGGAAGGTAATATCGTCTTTCATGGGACGGGCGCCGGGACACAGCTTTTGCAAGGCGTCACCATTTTTCCATTTGGTGGTGAGATGCATCATGCCGCTACCGTCGTCGGTGTAAAAGCAGTATTGCAATGCACTGGGAAATACTGTAACAAAATTCTCCTGCTCGCCCTTTTCCTTCCAGCCGGAAATGTTGTAAAATTTCTCGCCGTCGCCCGAGGTTCCATGCAACATTACCACCAATGGGTAACCACCCGCGGGTGCTGTTCCACTGGGACGAGCTATGATGAACTGTCGTTGCACGGAATCGACCTCCAGTGTCATATCGATGCGTGTCTGCGCGGTGGTGTCTATGAACAGACCCGCATGACAAAGGAGAAGTATGTATACTGGGAGGGATGCTGCTTTCATGGTGACTCCGGTAATCTATCGTGAGAGAGACCTGTGGCGCTCGCCTGCTCTCACGGGATGGGGAGCGATGGACACTATAGCGTGCGAGTGTTGTGGACAGATTGCTGCAGAGCACGCACCAATCAAACGGAGTCTCACACGGCTCACGCGTCGTAAGAGCGATTTGGGGATACAGTTGAAAGTTAGTTGAATTACCTTTAATGTCAAGGCGCAGTCCGTGTTGCCTGGATCGGGCGAACCGACGTCTGTGAAGTCGCAACACCCCAAATTGCCTGTCTGTCCCACTGCGTTGAAAGGACCGATGCGTGGCAGCGGAATTGACAATGCCACAATAGCGCCGTATGTTCCTGCAGCAACCATCCGCACCACGTATTCACCAAGGCGCTTCCATTACAGCGGCATGCAGCCGAACGGCACGCCGCGCCATACCGGCATGGGGATCCCATGCAGGTCCGGCGGTGGCAGTGCCGCGGCGGAGCGGATACAACGTATTCTCACCAATGTCAGTAAAAGGAGACACCATGTATATACTCCGCATTGAGCACGATGTTCCGAGCTACGACGGATGGAAACAGGCCTTCGATAACGATCCCGTCGGTCGGGCCAAATCGGGCGTGCGCAGGTATCAGATTTTACGTCCGGTTGATGATCCCAACCATGTGATGGTCGATCTTGTGTTCGACACCGCCGCTCAGGCCGAGGATCTGCTCGGCCGGCTGCGCATCGTGTGGGGCCAGTTGGAGGGAGTTGTCATGACAAAGCCGCAGGCACGAATCGTAGAGACCGTGGACAGCATGGCGTATTAATCGTACCGACGGTATTCGTGTTGGAGAGTGTCGTTGTTCCTGTCACCGCGTCACGACATTCGCGTCATCTCCACGAGGCGTTTCACCCGCCACCGGAAGTGTGCTTGCACAACCGGCGGCGGGTGAGTAGGTTCAATTATGCCGGTGTATCCCGGGTGTATCAGGCGGGTGAGATGCTGGCATGCGCTCACGCGCACCCGTTGATGCTCGCACTGAACGGTCATACAACCGCAAAAACCGATAGATTCACTGCCGCAGAAGAGTTCGTCGATGACACG of the Ignavibacteriota bacterium genome contains:
- a CDS encoding T9SS type A sorting domain-containing protein, which produces MKAASLPVYILLLCHAGLFIDTTAQTRIDMTLEVDSVQRQFIIARPSGTAPAGGYPLVVMLHGTSGDGEKFYNISGWKEKGEQENFVTVFPSALQYCFYTDDGSGMMHLTTKWKNGDALQKLCPGARPMKDDITFLRRMIDTIAALLPINLRKMYVSGFSNGGAMASKLMVEMSDIFAAASCGSGLLSEQDSAQARRNLPAWFILGTDDPLWLLSYQNAGIPLQRFPFNDSTVTHYLAPHIQRYLGALGLANQYRKDSIGNVLTYTYTTPSSALPVTEFRFSLIRGLEHEYPNGVNHWLVAANFLWDFYKRQQLPTTVESAPATMAFDVYPNPAQEYFIVKCTGEVHVSLSNLLGQSVFASRTTGGQRITLPTMARGVYTLRLEHQGIVQVSSLAIIPR